CCCCTTCCTGCCCCCCCCTCTTTCAGAACATCTCGGCGGGCTGCCCGGTGCACGCAAGCACGCTGCACCAGAGCCACCCGTCCTGGTCGATCTTCTTCCTCTTTTCCGTCGCCAGGGCAATCGGGACATGGGTTATCTGGTGGTTCCACACCCCCACCACCATCCCGGTGCGCCCCGCCATCCCCGCGTGCACCGCGCTGTGCCCCAGCAGCAGGCAGAGAGCCGAGTCGTGCGCATTGGCGGGCTGGCTGCGAATGATGTAGCTCGGGTCGATATACTTCAGATTTATCTCGCTGCCGCTCTCGGCAAAGTGCTTCTTTATGGCGTCCCGGAGAAATATCCCGATGTCGCCGAGCTTCACGTTTCCGGAAGCGTCGCGCCCCCCCTGCTGCACCAGTTCCTGCCCCGCCCCTTCAGCCACGACGACCACCGCGTGTCCGCGCCGTTTCAGGCGCTGCTCGAGGGCACTCAGAAACCCCGGCAGGGTAAAAGGGACCTCCGGCACCAGGCAGAAGTTCGCCGCGCTCTCCACCAGTGTCGCATACGCCGCGATGAATCCGGAATCCCGCCCCATAAGCTTCACGAGCCCGATCCCGTTTCGGGCGCCGAGCGCCTCTGTGTGGGCCGCGTAGATCGCCCGCTGCGCCTCGGCGACCGCCGTCTCGAAGCCGAAGCTGTTCTGGACGCAGGAGATATCGTTGTCGATCGTTTTCGGTATCCCTATGACGCTTATCGCTTTCCCCTGGCGCCGCGCTTCCCTGGAGATCGCCCCCGCTCCCTTCAGCGTGCCGTCTCCGCCGATGGCAAAGAGTATCCCTATCTCCAGTTCCGCCAGCATTTCCACCATCTCGACCGGGTCCTGCGGTCCCCGTGAGGATCCGAGAATCGTCCCTCCCAGGTCCCCTATATCTGCCACCGATTCCGGGGTGAGCTGAAGGGGAGCGATGCCGTTGCGCTTCACCACCCCCTCGTAGCCGTAACGAAAACCGTAGATCTTCCTGACTCCGTAGTGGTGGTTCAGGCTCAAAACGACCGCACGTATCACGTCGTTGATCCCCGGGCACAGACCTCCGCAGGTGACGATGCCGCAGGCAATGGAGGAGGGATCGAAGAAGATTTTTTCCCGCGGCCCCGCCAGCTCCAGGGTAGGGGGGGGAAGGCCCCTGTCGCGATACCCCTCAATATCCTCCGCCCTGCAGTGGTACAGTATCCGTTCGCTGTCGCCGGTAAAGCGCCCCACCGGCATAGGGGAAGGGAAGCGGCACTCGCCGAGCCTCTCAATGGTAAAGTCGAAAGATTCACCAGTCATTGATCCTCCTCGGGTCGTGCCGGCCAGGCCGCTTCACGCCACGCCCCCTCCTATGCGGTGCACACCACTATTGCCAGGGACCTCGGGGGGAGCTCGTAGCTCGTGCCCATGACCTCCCGTGCATCTTCCATCGAAGCGATGTCGTCGGGAGACGGAAGTGAGGTATCCACGAAACGCCGCCACCTTCTATCGGTACGGGGCACGGGGGGAAGCTCGAAGCGCAGGGAGTTCCACCAGGCATTGACCATGATGTGAAAGACATTTTTCCCCGTCATGCTCCAGGCAGTCAGGGCGATACTGTGCGAGTCGTCGCCGAAGTCGGGTCGGCCGAGCTCTACCCCGTGCCATTCGAGCCTCGCGTTCCTTAAGAGCTCGTCCAGGGGGAGGTCGGGGTCCTGGACGGCGATCTCCCTCTGCAGGCGCGCGGCGATGAGGAGACGCACGAAGCGGTGCACGTCCGGGTGCTCCTGCACCCCTCTCCAGTCAAACCACCCCGTCTCGTTGTCCTGGCAGTATGCGTTGTTGTTCCCCTTTTGGGTGCGGCGGACCTCGTCCCCCATGCACAGCATCGGGGTCCCGAGGGCGAGGAGGGTGATGGCCAGGAAGTTCTTCACCTGCCTGTTGCGCAGCGCCTCCACCTCCGGGTCGTCGCAGGGGCCCTCCACGCCGCAGTTCCAGCTCCGGTTGTCATCGCAGCCGTCCCTGTTCTCTTCGCCGTTCCCCTCGTTGTGCTTCTCGTTGTAGGAGACGAGGTCGTTCAGGGTGAAGCCGTCATGGCAGGTCACGAAGTTCACGCTCTGTTCCGCCTCGCGCCTTTCGTGCCCGTAAATGTCCGGGCTCCCCAGGAGGCGGGAGACGAAGCGGGAGACGGTGCCGCGATCCCCCTTCCAGAAGCCCCGCACATCGTCCCGGAACCGGCCGTTCCACTCTTTCCAGCTGTCGCCGATGAAGGAGCCGACCTGGTACAGCCCCGCCGCGTCCCACGCCTCGGCAATGAGCTTTATCCCCGCAAGCGCCGGGTCGGTCTCGATGTCCCACAGTATCGGCGGGTTCTCCAGCGGGCGCCCCTTCTCGTCGCGGGCGAGGATGGAGGCAAGGTCGAAGCGGAAGCCGTCCACATGCATCTCGCTCACCCAGTGGTGCAGGCTGTCGAGGATAAGGCGCCGGACGATCGGGTTGTTGGCGTTCAGAGTGTTGCCGCAGCCGGTGTAGTTGCAGTACCGCTCGCACTCCGGCTCCAGGATGTAGTAGAAGTTGTTCGCCACCCCGCGGTAGCAGAAGGTCGGTCCCCGGTGGTCCCCTTCCGCCGTGTGGTTGAAGACGA
The DNA window shown above is from Geomonas sp. RF6 and carries:
- a CDS encoding ATP-dependent 6-phosphofructokinase; translated protein: MTGESFDFTIERLGECRFPSPMPVGRFTGDSERILYHCRAEDIEGYRDRGLPPPTLELAGPREKIFFDPSSIACGIVTCGGLCPGINDVIRAVVLSLNHHYGVRKIYGFRYGYEGVVKRNGIAPLQLTPESVADIGDLGGTILGSSRGPQDPVEMVEMLAELEIGILFAIGGDGTLKGAGAISREARRQGKAISVIGIPKTIDNDISCVQNSFGFETAVAEAQRAIYAAHTEALGARNGIGLVKLMGRDSGFIAAYATLVESAANFCLVPEVPFTLPGFLSALEQRLKRRGHAVVVVAEGAGQELVQQGGRDASGNVKLGDIGIFLRDAIKKHFAESGSEINLKYIDPSYIIRSQPANAHDSALCLLLGHSAVHAGMAGRTGMVVGVWNHQITHVPIALATEKRKKIDQDGWLWCSVLACTGQPAEMF
- the glgX gene encoding glycogen debranching protein GlgX, producing MRGNREGGDAVEGARGGRGSSWPLGATVLPGGVNFSLFSRDCTGVELLIFDRADDGTPSRTVTLIPRGNRSYHYWHTFVPGAEPGQFYGYRVTGPNEPRLGLRFDRDKLLIDPYGRAVAFPAGYSRGAASGAGDNAAVAMKSVVADPRAYDWEGDAPLKRPFSRTVIYELHVGGFTRHPSSALPEERRGTYAGVVEKIPYLQELGITAVELLPVFQFDPWDAPSGRVNYWGYSPVSFFAPHAQYSSRPGALGPLDEFRDMVKALHRAGIEVILDVVFNHTAEGDHRGPTFCYRGVANNFYYILEPECERYCNYTGCGNTLNANNPIVRRLILDSLHHWVSEMHVDGFRFDLASILARDEKGRPLENPPILWDIETDPALAGIKLIAEAWDAAGLYQVGSFIGDSWKEWNGRFRDDVRGFWKGDRGTVSRFVSRLLGSPDIYGHERREAEQSVNFVTCHDGFTLNDLVSYNEKHNEGNGEENRDGCDDNRSWNCGVEGPCDDPEVEALRNRQVKNFLAITLLALGTPMLCMGDEVRRTQKGNNNAYCQDNETGWFDWRGVQEHPDVHRFVRLLIAARLQREIAVQDPDLPLDELLRNARLEWHGVELGRPDFGDDSHSIALTAWSMTGKNVFHIMVNAWWNSLRFELPPVPRTDRRWRRFVDTSLPSPDDIASMEDAREVMGTSYELPPRSLAIVVCTA